A segment of the Daphnia pulex isolate KAP4 chromosome 10, ASM2113471v1 genome:
ATTAAATTGTCTGACAGTCAACTTGTGACATTAGCTGAACCTGTGAGTGCTGCTCACTGTTCATACTGACATGAGTAACATCACCTGAACGCTGAGAATTTCCACTTGGGTGAGTTCTCAGACTTTAGGGTTGTACAGTATACACAAAACACCACGCACATGTGATGCATATGGAAATCCAAGTCGGGAATGAGGTGCTGAACTATTTTTTGGTGTCAAGCAAAGATTTCCACAGATTCGTAAACTTTTGTACTGTTAATTTAGTTATTCTAAATCTGGTGTTTTGAGCTTTTTAGAATCTGGACATTTCCACtgtacaattaatttttttttcgttttttttctttttataaatgtaGGTTATTGTTCATTGTAAATTATAGTAagagtaaaaatataaatgttcTGGATTTAAACCAATTACGCAGTTCGCCAAGTCGTTAAATAAAACGAGCAGCCAAATGGTTTAATTAGACTCTGCTCCTCCTCCTTGACAGATGTCTAAATATATAGGGCATCATTCGTGTACTGCTGCTGGCTCAGTTTTATTTGACGGTATAATTTATTTCGGCGCAGAAAAGGAAAGGTGGTTCACCTGTTCTTTTCCAGTGTGTATTTATAATGCATTAACATCACATGTTGAAATTGACTCAAGTAAGGTGAcgaattctattttttgatagggaaaagagaaactcCCGACCtctttgaatgtttttaaGCGCTTTCCACAATCATCGTTGAccaaagaaaagttttaaacCCAGCGCAGTATTATATTCAGTCTATACGACGCCAATGCTGAAGGTTTCATTATGTCCCATTCGTTAGTAACAATGTAGCACCATATTACCCGAGTGTGTTTGAATGCTTTACGACTTTGCCGCCTCTTTTACACGTATGTaggttattatttaataaatcgCGCAATGTTGCAGCGTGCTGCCAGAAAAAAAgctgtcagaaaaaaaacaaaaaaatggcgaatcaCTATGAGATTCCAAATTGGTATTTAAACGCTTTAATAGGAAATGTGTAACGTACTGAAATAAccccgatttctttttctgcagGGCTGGTAAACCGACGACTGGACTTCACCTTGATGTGACCAAAGATGGTAAACTTATCCAGGTAACATGCGTTTGTTAATTGCCGGCTTTGttgatggttttttttaccggcttgtatttgtttttgttcttcgtGTTTCTTACAGAAATTGATGATAGATCAGAAGAAATGCTACCTCTTTGGCCGGAATCCTCAAATGTGTGATTTTTGTATTGACCATGCATCCTGCTCCAGGGTATGTTGTATCCTTCAAAATTATCACTTTGCATCTTTCGTTAATTTGTCGTCTGTCTTCATGATTCAAAGGTTCACTCTGCACTTGTGTGGCACAAGCATCTGAACCGTGCATTTCTTGTTGATCTGGGAAGCAGTAAGTTTATAACtttgtcaaaaattaattgttcattgatctaaatattgttttcaaatatccAGCCCATGGAACCTATATTGGTACTATGAGGATTGAAAGTGAAAAGCCTACCCAACTGCCAGTCGAcagcacttttcattttggtgcTTCAACTAGATATTACATTTTGAGAGAGCGACCACAAAATGCCCCCAGACCGATCTTGGAagaactagaagaagaagccaaaagtGTTCACCAGGATGGAGGGAAACTTGGGCTTCCAGAATCAGAAATGGAGTTGGATGTGAGAGCCTTTTTATATTCAactttttatgaaaatttcacaaatgtTTGCTTTATCTAGAATCTGACTGAATTCAACACAGCTCATAATCGACGGATCTCAATGTTGGGTATTGCCGACGATGACGCAGGCAGCAGAATTGCCGCAggcaagagaaagaagaggtCGATCACTTTcaatgacgaagaagaagttatCAATCCGGAAGATATTGATCCGAATGTGGGAAGATTCCGCAATCTTGTTCACACTTCCCTCGTTATTCCTACTAAagtaaatattaaatagtCTTCTAAATTCTGTTAAGTGGTGATATTAATTGTAAGTTTTCTTTCGTGACATTATAGCGGATTAAAAGCGAAACTTTAGCCAGTGGAACGATGTCAAGAGAGAACCAGTTCCACCGTTCTTTGTCAGCCTCGTCTGGAGGAGAAGGGCTGTACGGAGGCCTACCCCCTGAGATGGGTGAATCATCCCAGTCTCATTTAACATCTCAATCCGCGTCTTCTGGGCTCTTCTCTTCGACTTTAGCTTCAAAGTTGGGGCTTCCATTGATGCCTAACCCTGCCCCTGATGTCGATTTGTCCGCCCCAATGGAGCCAGCTGCCGCACCGGTCACTTCCCGGCTCAATGTCGAGTTTACACAACCTCCTGCGGTAGAGTCTGATCCTTCCTCCAACGGGcccaagagaaagaaatacgCCAAAGAAGCTTGGCCGGGTAAAAAGCCAGCACCCTCACTTCTTATGTAACGACAATTCACACCTCTACAACTTGTCATGTCATCACgtattttcctcctttttttttaaataaaagaaattaacaaaaaacaacaacgagaTTTGAAATGATCGGCGACGTTGTAGGGATTCCTTGGAGAGAGTCATCGAAGGTGGTGGTCCTTTAGcctgttaaaaattttgacgCACGAGACTAATGTACTTTTAGGGAttccactgctgctgctgctgctgaccggATATAAGGGGAAGTCGGAGCCTACCCACGCCCTGGATTGCCTCTGTAATCAGCATGGGTCCATCGGCGACTGACGTTGATTTGCGGGTCTGGTTATTAGTGAACTTTGGTGTCTGAACTATTTCTCCCAATTGCTGCCGTACAGAATCCGATCGTGTGAAATCCACAAAGAGGTGAGTCtcttctgaaaaaaaaaaaaatcacatccAGCGGATTGAATAGTTTACACGCGCCGGAATTTGAGCCACTGACGTGTCCGAAAATGGACGAGAAGAAAAGTTGGGATTTCGATGACCTACTGCCCTTTGTAGGCGAATTTGGACGGTACCAGAAGTTGCTTGTGTGGCTGGTTTGCCTTCCGGCATGCATTCCTTGCGGATTTCACGCTTTTAATCAGCTCTTTATGGCCAACGTTCCCGACCACTGGTGCAAAAGTCCGCCGGATGTGGATTCCCAAAACTGGAATTCCAGCGAATGGAAGATGACCAACATTCCTTACACGGTAATTACGTTAATTGAGTGAATTTACGAAGTGTTTAATCAATTTTGGGATTGACAGGTAAATGATGGAGTAATGGAGTTCAGCAAATGCACCATGTACAATTTTACGGAATCGGCCGACGGCAATAACGTTACCGAGTGCCTGTACGGATGGGAATTTGACAAGTCCATCATTTCTTCGTCGATTGTCATTGAcgtaatgatttttatttcccccctacattttctttaaaataattaaatttgctTTTTCAGTTTGAACTAGTTTGCACTCGTAATCTTTACCCGACGATTGGACTTTCACTGTTAAACGTCGGAGGCATCATTGGCGTTTACATTTTTGGTGTTATTAGCGACAGGTAATTGGAATAGATTACGTAAATCAAGTTTAACCTCATtcgaaacttttttaatttctcaagGGTTGGAAGAAAGACGTCGTTCTTTCTTTGTCTGAGTGTCGAACTCGCCGGTGGAATACTCACAGCACTTGCTCCTAATTTTTGGCTTTGGGCCGCTTGCCGGTTTATGGTTGGAATTACAATTCCGGCCATCTATCAAATTCCATTCATCATAGGTATACGAATACAGTAGCAGTATGGCTGGTTTGCGTATCTAGGACACTCTAAGGATTCGTAATCTTAATCCAATTGTTGTTTCAATGACGTCTTTATAGCCTTGGAACTAGTCGGCCCTACCTATCGGACCTTTATCACCGTCATGACCTGTCTATTCTACACGATGGGTATGTTACTCCTGTCTGGAGTAGCTTATGTTGTCCGAGACTGGACCCATCTCTGCTACGCAACTACCCTTCCGTTTCTCGTCTTTTTCATCTATCTCGTgtaaattcacaaaaattgCACAATGAAAATCGCTGCGTCATatttgataatgatgtaaTTTTTTAGATATCTGCCAGAATCTCCTCGATGGTTAATGTCACAAGGTCGTTTTGCCGAAGTGAAAGCTATAATGAAGACCTGCGCCAAGATTAATGGCAAGGAATTTCCCGAGCATTTGTTACCACAACTGGAAGTAATCAAAGTTGATTTCTTTAGCCCTCAAATCTAATAACAAAAGTGATGCAATTCACCACAAGACTTTCTTGCTTTACAGAGAAAAATGACCGAAAACCGCAATTCGAGTTTGACACGAAAAACGGCCCCAAAAGAACCCCACAAGGTCGTAGGCGTGACCAGTTTGTTCCGCACTCCGAATATGCGGCTTAAAACTATACTCATCACTTTCAATTGGTATCAACGTTATTCGTCTTAAAGGATTTCTAGTTTCTGAAActttcattttaatatttcaggTTCGCCAACAATACGGTTTATGTTGGGTTGAGTTATTACGGACCAGTGATGGGTAGCGATGAatacttttccttctttctctccgGATTGGTGGAGATCCCTGGCTATCTCTTCTGTTGGGCCGTCATGGATCGCTGGGGGAGACGTTGGCCGCTCTGCATGCTAATGGTTGTTGGCGGACTCTTTTGCGTTGCCACTGTCTTGATGCCGGCGGGTCTGTGTCCATTTACTAGTAGCTGGGAAAATAATATTGtaactttgaaataattatttacttTTACAGAAGCTGTTAACGAGACATTAATCCTTTATTTGATCGCAAAATTCGCTATCGCCGCAAGTTTTCTCATTCTGTATCCTTTTGCTGGAGAACTCTATCCGACCGAGGTTCGTGGCATCGGTATCGGCTTCACCGCTTATCTGGGGGGTCTCGGTTTAGCCGTCATTCCATTCGTCAATTATTTagtaattttctaaaataatttcttttcgaTGGATACAATGAATTtaatccatttgaaattttaattaggGTTCGGAAATGCTAGTTTTACCTTTAGTTGTCATGGGCATCATCTCGGCTATCGGAGGTGTAGTAGGATTACGCCTTCCGGAGACTCTACACAAGAAGTTACCGCAAACGATGGAAGAGGGCGAGGAGTTTGGCAAGGATTTCGGTATGAGAGATTGCCTACAATGCATCCCTGACAAGTATTTTCAATGAAGCTCTCGtttaaaatgtgtgtgtgtgtgtaaaccAACAGTATTATTTTCCATCCAATAAAAGGGCTGACGAGTCAATTGAAATGCATGAAATGTCGGGACCCGTCGACAATGAAGAGACGCCTCTTCGAGTGGAGAACACTACCCCTTTGTCGACACCCCTGGCGAATCGAAAATCAATGCGCAAGCTTCTAGTCCACCGAATGAGCTCGCTAGAGCTACCAGTCGACAAATCCGGATTAGTTAAATTACATTATTGGTATTAACTCGTTTCGTCTGTATTCACATCACTCTTATTGCCAGGCTTTGAAAGGTTCAAGTACAAAATTGAGTTAATTGCACCGATGTCTTGTTTCTCACTGGAAGTAATCACGAAGGATCGTTTCCGCCTCTTGCCGTGCTGATGGATTGAGTTGCGTAACCTTGGCTTGAAATCTTTTACCCTTGCCGGCGCCTTTTCCGGCTAAACAACTGCAAATTCTAAAACCAAATATTTGCGAGttagttttaaaaagtttgTTCCGATAAGGAGATCTCTGTCGCAATGGAACGTACTTTGGACCAAGAGAGCTGACCACATCCTCTTGACCAATAAGAGTCATTTGCCCGTTGTTATCTTCTCCCACAGTAATAAGTAATGTGATGTCCTAAAGAGagaatattaaaaagaaaattttaatgttaaataaggacaattaaaaactaataatCTAGATACCTCAGAAGCCAGTTCTGAAATTAGAGCACTTGCATAATCGGCATCGCCGTCTTTGCGGTGAACAATCGAAAATTTCGGTTTCTCGGTTTTAATTTTCTCTGCCTGATTGACAGCTAATTCTTTCATCAAAGTTTGCAAAgtcttaaaagaaaagaaaatttttaaattaatctaCAGTCGATTAGGATACGGAGAAgttcaaaagttgttttaccTTTTGTGATAACTTTACTGAGGCTTGTAATTTATTAGCTAAATCGACATGATCTTCAGGTCCGTTTCTGAAACGAGCAAATGAGTTAATCACTTGTCAtttcaacaattattttaagcATTTCATACTTCAGAATTTTAGTCAACTGGCGCTCCCTGTCAAGTGAACGATTGATGTAATCTAGCACTCGATTTCCACTTATAAAGAAGAGGTtggtcttattttttttacccttttcaGCATAAAGCAGCTTTATGAACTAAATGAAGTATTTTAATCGATGGTTAATTATTGCTTGTACTATTGGGGGTAGTAAACTGCGTACAATACCTGTAAATGACTAAGGTTGGAAACGTGAGTTCCACAACACATGTTGCTGTCTACACCTAAAATAGTTACGACGCGAACAGGACCAACGTGGTCATCGGGAAGACCTCTAGAACGGACCTACGAACCCAATATggttttctttaatttaactttaatgtcaattaaagtaaaattCTTACTTGGTCGGGTATCGCATCTCCTTCGTATACTTTTACTTCCACAGAGACAGCTTCCCTGATTTTCTCATTCACTTGGCTTTCAATGGTTTTTAGTTGGGCATCAGTCAGATTTACAGTATCTTGTAATTTAATATTAAGTGTCAATCAATGATGCTACAGAAAATTCTGAACACAAAgttaagaaggaaaaatttacCTAATTCAATATGGGAAACAGATTCCCCAAGCCACCAAGATGTTGTTTTGAAACCAAATGAAGCATCAGCAATTGCAGTGATTAGATGCTGCCCAGAGTGTTGCTGCATATGATCCCACCTTCTCTCCCAATCAATGACACCTGTAGCTAGAGTCCCAACATCCAGGCTGTCTTGTAAAAAATGGATGGCATCCTTCCCTCTTCTTTTGACTTGAAAGACAGGGATTCCGTTCAAGAAGCCTCTGTCATCAGGcttttgacatttgaatttttaaaaccaattCTATATGAGGATGTGTAATTTAACGTAAAAATTACCTGGCCTCCACcttcaggaaaaaaaacggtATCTTCCAATAAGACTTCAAATGCTTGtactttctcctttttcccctgGACGAGCCTCTCGATCTGACACGGCGAACAAGAGACGACTTTGCTCGTAAACTACGAAACACCATACTGATCATTAATAGGAtaagaaaatacaaataccaaaaaggaaaatttattgAACCTCTTTCTTGTACGGTGATTTTTGACATTCAAAGACCATCGTAGACTTTTGGCAAATTTTGCactgtt
Coding sequences within it:
- the LOC124205190 gene encoding nuclear inhibitor of protein phosphatase 1-like translates to MANHYEIPNWAGKPTTGLHLDVTKDGKLIQKLMIDQKKCYLFGRNPQMCDFCIDHASCSRVHSALVWHKHLNRAFLVDLGSTHGTYIGTMRIESEKPTQLPVDSTFHFGASTRYYILRERPQNAPRPILEELEEEAKSVHQDGGKLGLPESEMELDNLTEFNTAHNRRISMLGIADDDAGSRIAAGKRKKRSITFNDEEEVINPEDIDPNVGRFRNLVHTSLVIPTKRIKSETLASGTMSRENQFHRSLSASSGGEGLYGGLPPEMGESSQSHLTSQSASSGLFSSTLASKLGLPLMPNPAPDVDLSAPMEPAAAPVTSRLNVEFTQPPAVESDPSSNGPKRKKYAKEAWPGKKPAPSLLM
- the LOC124205188 gene encoding carcinine transporter-like, with amino-acid sequence MDEKKSWDFDDLLPFVGEFGRYQKLLVWLVCLPACIPCGFHAFNQLFMANVPDHWCKSPPDVDSQNWNSSEWKMTNIPYTVNDGVMEFSKCTMYNFTESADGNNVTECLYGWEFDKSIISSSIVIDFELVCTRNLYPTIGLSLLNVGGIIGVYIFGVISDRVGRKTSFFLCLSVELAGGILTALAPNFWLWAACRFMVGITIPAIYQIPFIIALELVGPTYRTFITVMTCLFYTMGMLLLSGVAYVVRDWTHLCYATTLPFLVFFIYLVYLPESPRWLMSQGRFAEVKAIMKTCAKINGKEFPEHLLPQLERKMTENRNSSLTRKTAPKEPHKVVGVTSLFRTPNMRLKTILITFNWFANNTVYVGLSYYGPVMGSDEYFSFFLSGLVEIPGYLFCWAVMDRWGRRWPLCMLMVVGGLFCVATVLMPAEAVNETLILYLIAKFAIAASFLILYPFAGELYPTEVRGIGIGFTAYLGGLGLAVIPFVNYLGSEMLVLPLVVMGIISAIGGVVGLRLPETLHKKLPQTMEEGEEFGKDFGMRDCLQCIPDKADESIEMHEMSGPVDNEETPLRVENTTPLSTPLANRKSMRKLLVHRMSSLELPVDKSGLVKLHYWY
- the LOC124205189 gene encoding alanyl-tRNA editing protein Aarsd1-B-like — encoded protein: MVFECQKSPYKKEFTSKVVSCSPCQIERLVQGKKEKVQAFEVLLEDTVFFPEGGGQPDDRGFLNGIPVFQVKRRGKDAIHFLQDSLDVGTLATGVIDWERRWDHMQQHSGQHLITAIADASFGFKTTSWWLGESVSHIELDTVNLTDAQLKTIESQVNEKIREAVSVEVKVYEGDAIPDQVRSRGLPDDHVGPVRVVTILGVDSNMCCGTHVSNLSHLQFIKLLYAEKGKKNKTNLFFISGNRVLDYINRSLDRERQLTKILKNGPEDHVDLANKLQASVKLSQKTLQTLMKELAVNQAEKIKTEKPKFSIVHRKDGDADYASALISELASEDITLLITVGEDNNGQMTLIGQEDVVSSLGPKICSCLAGKGAGKGKRFQAKVTQLNPSARQEAETILRDYFQ